Genomic DNA from Dehalococcoidia bacterium:
ATCCCGTCTCAAAGCAGTAAGAGAACACTCAATCGGCAATCAGGAACTCCAGGAAGAAGCCGTCAAAAACCTCCAGACCAACGGCATCACAGTCAGACTGGCGCAGACCCCGGAAGAAGCGATCTCTTTTGTGCTCCAGGAAATCGGCTCAGAGAAACTAGTGGTCAAGGCCAAGTCCAACGTCACCAAGGAAATTGATCTGGTTAAGGAACTGGAGGCGCGAGGAATCGAGGCCGTCGAAACCGATATCGGAGACAGGGTGGTCCAGATCGCCGGGGAAAAACCGTCTCATCCCACCGGCCCGGCCAGCCATCTCTCCAAAGAGCGGATCGCCCAGGTGCTTTCCAGCCACTTCGGCTACGAAATCCCGGCCGATCCCCTCACCCTCACCCAGGTGATTCGGGACGAAGTGGCTGGAAAGATCGAGGCGGCCAATATCGGGATCACCGGAGCCAATGCGATAGCCGCTGAAGAGGGAGCCATCCTGATTGTTCACAATGAGGGAAACGTCACCGAGGTGATGATGCGCCCCCAAAAGCACATCATCCTGGCAGGCATCGACAAAATCTACCCTGATCTCGAGGAAGCCCTCAACATGGCCAAGCTGCAAACCTACTATGCCACCGGGTCCGTCATCACCTCCTTTATCAATATTCTCAGCGGACCGAGCAAGACGGCCGATATCGAAAAGAAGCTGGTCAAAGGCGTTCACGGGCCAAAATCCGTTTCGCTGATCCTG
This window encodes:
- a CDS encoding LUD domain-containing protein, whose product is MRNRLKKAAQEKKTISAMRKSFATVRTRQKDNTERISDLEGRKSRLKAVREHSIGNQELQEEAVKNLQTNGITVRLAQTPEEAISFVLQEIGSEKLVVKAKSNVTKEIDLVKELEARGIEAVETDIGDRVVQIAGEKPSHPTGPASHLSKERIAQVLSSHFGYEIPADPLTLTQVIRDEVAGKIEAANIGITGANAIAAEEGAILIVHNEGNVTEVMMRPQKHIILAGIDKIYPDLEEALNMAKLQTYYATGSVITSFINILSGPSKTADIEKKLVKGVHGPKSVSLILLDNKRSEIAAGEFREILYCIGCGECLLHCPAYAVYGNKFGSDHHLGGRGVLFSSLCEDAKDEPKAELYSCLSCGHCRKQCPVGIDTPRLITKLRHQYPTLIPEAHLENGYRFIESHLKWAFSAARLEVLALLAAGLRKKQE